Below is a window of Bos indicus isolate NIAB-ARS_2022 breed Sahiwal x Tharparkar chromosome 19, NIAB-ARS_B.indTharparkar_mat_pri_1.0, whole genome shotgun sequence DNA.
GTTGACTCTGCCCCAAGTCTCGGTTTATTGCACAGAGAAATGGGTTGGCAAAGGCAGCTCTGAATTGAGCGGTCGTGGACCTCTGCTTCGGGGGCCACTGGCATTGTCCAGTGTCGCAAGGCTGTTTGATGCACTGGGCAAAGCTCCAGATGTCCCGGGTGTCTGTGAGCGTGGGCTCCTGGGGGTGGCTCTTTGTTTCTGTGGCATTGCTCCCACGTGTACACTGtgtcaggggtgggggggggcgtgAAGACACACAACACCTGCTCCACTGCCGCTCACAGCTTTTCCTCCTCCCCGCAGACATGCTTCAGCTCATCAACAACCAAGACAGCGAATTCCCGGGCCTATTCGACCCGCCCTACGCTGGGGGCGGAGCAGGGACCACAGACCCTGCCAGTCCTGACGCCAGCTCCCCGGGCAGCCTGTCCCCACCTCCTTCCACGATGAGCTCCTCACTTGAAGGCTTCCTGGGGGTGACCAAGGTGACACCCCCACCCTtgtcccctccccagcctgcgCCCACCCCCctgaagatatacccatctgtgCCTGCCTTCTCCCCGGTGCCTGGGATCAAGGAGGAGCCAGCGCCCCTGACTGTCCTCCAGcccaccaccccccagcccctgcctggagCTCTCCTGCCGCAGAGTGTTGCGGCCACCACCCCACCGCAGTTCAGCTCTGCTCCCATTGTGGGCTACCCCAGCCCTCCGGGAGGCTTCACAGGTAAGGAGGGCATGTGGAGGTGGGAGTCAGGTGCTTTTGGTAGAGGAGTTTGCAGGCTTTAGCAGTCGGGCCCCTGCTCTGTGGCTGGAGGCGCCTGCTCACCAGCAGTTCTCGGGCTCCTATGGATGAAGCACTTCCCTCACTGCCCGGGGTCCACACCAGCTGCCCTTCCGCAGAGCGATTCTTGGCTAGGAGGCTGGCATACTTGCATCAGAGCCCTGGGCAGAGCCATCCAGATAGGAACCCACGGCCACAAGGGTAGTGACTAATCCCAGGTCACATGGTGATGAGGACCTGGGGGACGGGTTGGAAGTGGGTTGCGACAGCCTGTGTCCTCAGCCCCAGCCTTCATCTCTGCAGGGACCCCTCCGGGGAGCAGCTCGCAGTCACTGGCTGGCCTGCCACTGGCTTCCCTGCCAGGGGTCCCGCCCGTCTCCTTGCACAGCCAGGTTCAGAGCGCGGCCCCCCAGCAGCTGTTGACAGCCACAGCCACCCCCACGGTGGCCCCTGGAGCAACCGCTGTGACCTCCCAGATACAGCAGGTCCCGGTGAGGCGGTCTGGCTGGCATCAGGGAGGTGGCAGCCCTGGGCCCAGACCCATAGCCCACGACTGAGGCCCCTCCTGTCCTTAGGTCCTGCTGCAGCCCCACTTCATCAAGGCAGACTCGTTGCTCCTGACGACCGTGAAAACAGATGTGGGAGCCCCCTTGAAAGCGGCAGGCATCCGCTCCCTGGGCCCTGGCACTGCTGTTCAGGCAGCGCCCTTGCAGGTAGGGGGCtcaggcagggtgggggtgggtggcttgggtggggtggggggcggcgagGCTTGCTCACATGTCCACCTGCTAACTCTGCCTGGCCCTGCAGACCCTGGTGAGTGGCGGGGCCATCCTGGCCACGGTGCCACTGGTAGTAGACACTGACAAGCTGCCCATCAACCGACTTGCCAGTGGCAAGGCTCCAGGCTCGGCGCAGAGCCGCGGCGAGAAGCGTACAGCCCACAACGCCATCGAGAAACGCTACCGCTCTTCCATCAATGACAAGATCGTTGAGCTCAAGGACCTGGTGGTGGGCACCGAGGCCAAGGTGTGGGCTGAGGCCCTAACAGGGTGGCTCTGGGCAAGCAGGcacctgggaggaggaggaggaggaggaagatggggcTGGGCAGACAGTCCTGGGGCCCCAGCCTCCTCGGGCCTGGCAGCTCTGTTCAGCTGAGCTTCAGGGAAGCCCCGGGTGGCACAGGCTCTTCCAGGTGCTGGGGATTTAGCAGGGGACAGACAGAGATCCTGCTGTTGAGTAGCTGACATTCTAGCAGGGTGCGGGGGCACCAGCAGAGCTGGGTTGGGGTACGCCAGGTGGCATAAGTGCTGTGCTGGAGAGAAGAGGGATGGGGGAAGTTGCAAACCTAAgttgggtggtcagggaaggcctcacaAAGGTGATGCGATGTGTGAACAGAGGCCTGGAGGAGGTGAGAGGGTGAGGCATAAGGTGGAGTGATGTTGACAGCAGCCAGCCAGGTGCTGTTGTCTGTATCTTACTTACCTGGGCGGCAGGTTCTAGGGGAGGAATGTTCCCAGGGAGTAGGAATAGCAGATGCAAATCTCCTGAGGCGATTGTGTTGCAAAGCAGCCCTGCCCTCTCGCTTCAGTGCCAAGCTCTCTGGCCTGACCACTTGTgccatctccctcccaccccacccctgcagtTGAATAAATCTGCCGTCTTGCGCAAGGCCATCGACTACATCCGCTTCCTTCAGCACAGCAACCAGAAGCTCAAGCAGGAGAACCTGAGTCTGCGCACTGCTGTCCACAAAAGCAGTGAGTGCTGGCCCTCCCTGGCTCGCAGCTCCCCCAGATCCTGAGCTCCAAtttggggtgaggtggggtgtgGAGCTCACTCCAGCCTGCTCCTCTCTGGCCCACAGAATCGCTGAAGGACCTGGTGTCGGCTTGTGGCAGTGGAGGTAGCACAGATGTGCCCATGGAGGGCATGAAGCCAGAGGTGGTGGACACCCTGAGTCCACCCCCCTCAGATGCCGGCTCGCCCTCCCAGAGCAGCCCCTTGTCCCTTGGCAGCAGGGGCAGTAGCAGCGGTGGAAGTGGCAGTGACTCGGAGCCCGACAGCCCGGTCTTTGAGGACGGCCAGGTGGGGCCTGCAGTGTTGTTCCCTTCTTGTCATCCAGCaacttcctctgagccccaggACTGGATCAGGCCCCTCACACATCCCACCTCCCCTTTTATAGACAGAAGAAAGACAGGGCTGAGGGGTTCCCACAGTAAGGCAGGGGGCAGAGTTGACCCCTCCTTCTTGGAGCTGTGCTCTCTGGGTCACGCCGCCCTGTTCTCACCGCCCTGCCCGTCCCCCCAGGTGAATCCAGAGCCGCTGCCTGCTCCCCACAGCCAGGGCATGCTGGACCGCTCTCGCCTGGCCCTGTGCGCGCTcgtcttcctctgtctctcctgcAACCCCTTGGCCTCCCTGCTGGGTAGCCGGGGTCCTGCTGGCCCCTCCGACACCACCAGCATCAACCACGGTCCCAGGCGCAGCATGCTGGGTGCTGAGGGCAGAGGTAGGGTGGTAGGAGGGGGGCTCTCGCAGAGGTGGATCTTGTCCTGTGGGCTTGGGGCTCTGAATTTCCTGGGTGCCCAGCCTCTGTGTCCCCAGCTTCTGTCTGCCCCTAGATGGTCCTGGCTGGGCCCCATGGCTGCTGCCCCCACTGGTCTGGCTGATGAATGGGCTGCTGGTGCTCTTCTCCTTGGCACTTCTCTTTGTCTATGGAGAACCAGTCACTCGGCCCCACTCATGCCCCGCCGTGCACTTCTGGAGGCATCGCAAGCAGGCTGACCTGGACCTGGCCAGGGTAAGTGGCcagaccctgggggatgggatccGGCAAGGCTGGGACCCCGAGCAGTGTCTGGGAAGGTGCTGGGCATACCGTGGACCTCCCCTGTTCTTCCCACTCCTGACTACCCCTCCGACTCCTGTGGACCCCTAGGGGCCCAGCCTGCGCTGCTGGGATGGTGTGGTCCTCACGGGAGGCCCAAGGTGGAGGAGTAGCACAGCCCCACGTTTCTTACCTGAAAACCCCTCACCCCCAGGGGGACTTTGCCCAGGCTGCCCAGCAGCTGTGGCTGGCCCTGCGGGCCTTGGGCCggcctctgcccacctcccaccTGGACCTGGCCTGCAGCCTGCTCTGGAGCCTCATCCGCCACCTGCTGCAACGTCTCTGGGTGGGCCGCTGGCTGGCCGGCTGGGCAGGGGGCCTACGGAGGGACAGGGCCCTACAGGCAGATGCTCGCACCAGTGCCCGTGACGCAGCCCTCGTCTACCACAAGCTGCACCAGCTGCACACCATGGGTATGCGAGCAAGGGCTGGGCCCCCGGGGTCCTGCTGCCTCCACACCACTCTTGGCCTCACGCCCTCTTATCTTCCAGGAAAGTACTCAGGTGGGCACC
It encodes the following:
- the SREBF1 gene encoding sterol regulatory element-binding protein 1 isoform X3, with protein sequence MDEPPFNEAALELALAEPCELDAALLTDIEGASGPLGSAHGRRRAGGAEGPRATGPGRGTMDCTFEDMLQLINNQDSEFPGLFDPPYAGGGAGTTDPASPDASSPGSLSPPPSTMSSSLEGFLGVTKVTPPPLSPPQPAPTPLKIYPSVPAFSPVPGIKEEPAPLTVLQPTTPQPLPGALLPQSVAATTPPQFSSAPIVGYPSPPGGFTGTPPGSSSQSLAGLPLASLPGVPPVSLHSQVQSAAPQQLLTATATPTVAPGATAVTSQIQQVPVLLQPHFIKADSLLLTTVKTDVGAPLKAAGIRSLGPGTAVQAAPLQTLVSGGAILATVPLVVDTDKLPINRLASGKAPGSAQSRGEKRTAHNAIEKRYRSSINDKIVELKDLVVGTEAKLNKSAVLRKAIDYIRFLQHSNQKLKQENLSLRTAVHKSKSLKDLVSACGSGGSTDVPMEGMKPEVVDTLSPPPSDAGSPSQSSPLSLGSRGSSSGGSGSDSEPDSPVFEDGQVNPEPLPAPHSQGMLDRSRLALCALVFLCLSCNPLASLLGSRGPAGPSDTTSINHGPRRSMLGAEGRDGPGWAPWLLPPLVWLMNGLLVLFSLALLFVYGEPVTRPHSCPAVHFWRHRKQADLDLARGDFAQAAQQLWLALRALGRPLPTSHLDLACSLLWSLIRHLLQRLWVGRWLAGWAGGLRRDRALQADARTSARDAALVYHKLHQLHTMGKYSGGHLAAANLALSALNLAECAGDAVSVATLAEIYVAAALRVKASLPRALHFLTRFFLSSARQACLAQSGSVPLAMQWLCHPVGHRFFVDGNWALCSAPRDSLYSVAGNPVDPLAQVTQLFREHLLERALNCVAQPSPSPGSAEGDKEFSDALGYLQLLNSCSDVAGAPTCSFSISSSMAATPGTDPVAKWWASLTAVVTHWLRRDEEAAERLYPLVEHLPRALQESEKPLPRAALHSFKAARTILGRGKAESGPASLAMCEKASGYLQDSLATTPADSSIDKALQLLLCDLLLVARTSLWQRQKLPAPTQASQGPGGGAQASALELRGFQRDLSGLRRLAQNVRPAMRRVFLHEATARLMAGASPARTHQLLDRSLRRRVGPCKGGVAAAELESRPTRREQAEALLLASCYLPPGFLSAPGQRVGMLAEAARTLEKLGDRRLLHDCQQMLMRLGGGTTVTSS
- the SREBF1 gene encoding sterol regulatory element-binding protein 1 isoform X1, translated to MDEPPFNEAALELALAEPCELDAALLTDIEDMLQLINNQDSEFPGLFDPPYAGGGAGTTDPASPDASSPGSLSPPPSTMSSSLEGFLGVTKVTPPPLSPPQPAPTPLKIYPSVPAFSPVPGIKEEPAPLTVLQPTTPQPLPGALLPQSVAATTPPQFSSAPIVGYPSPPGGFTGTPPGSSSQSLAGLPLASLPGVPPVSLHSQVQSAAPQQLLTATATPTVAPGATAVTSQIQQVPVLLQPHFIKADSLLLTTVKTDVGAPLKAAGIRSLGPGTAVQAAPLQTLVSGGAILATVPLVVDTDKLPINRLASGKAPGSAQSRGEKRTAHNAIEKRYRSSINDKIVELKDLVVGTEAKLNKSAVLRKAIDYIRFLQHSNQKLKQENLSLRTAVHKSKSLKDLVSACGSGGSTDVPMEGMKPEVVDTLSPPPSDAGSPSQSSPLSLGSRGSSSGGSGSDSEPDSPVFEDGQVNPEPLPAPHSQGMLDRSRLALCALVFLCLSCNPLASLLGSRGPAGPSDTTSINHGPRRSMLGAEGRDGPGWAPWLLPPLVWLMNGLLVLFSLALLFVYGEPVTRPHSCPAVHFWRHRKQADLDLARGDFAQAAQQLWLALRALGRPLPTSHLDLACSLLWSLIRHLLQRLWVGRWLAGWAGGLRRDRALQADARTSARDAALVYHKLHQLHTMGKYSGGHLAAANLALSALNLAECAGDAVSVATLAEIYVAAALRVKASLPRALHFLTRFFLSSARQACLAQSGSVPLAMQWLCHPVGHRFFVDGNWALCSAPRDSLYSVAGNPVDPLAQVTQLFREHLLERALNCVAQPSPSPGSAEGDKEFSDALGYLQLLNSCSDVAGAPTCSFSISSSMAATPGTDPVAKWWASLTAVVTHWLRRDEEAAERLYPLVEHLPRALQESEKPLPRAALHSFKAARTILGRGKAESGPASLAMCEKASGYLQDSLATTPADSSIDKALQLLLCDLLLVARTSLWQRQKLPAPTQASQGPGGGAQASALELRGFQRDLSGLRRLAQNVRPAMRRVFLHEATARLMAGASPARTHQLLDRSLRRRVGPCKGGVAAAELESRPTRREQAEALLLASCYLPPGFLSAPGQRVGMLAEAARTLEKLGDRRLLHDCQQMLMRLGGGTTVTSS
- the SREBF1 gene encoding sterol regulatory element-binding protein 1 isoform X2, with translation MDCTFEDMLQLINNQDSEFPGLFDPPYAGGGAGTTDPASPDASSPGSLSPPPSTMSSSLEGFLGVTKVTPPPLSPPQPAPTPLKIYPSVPAFSPVPGIKEEPAPLTVLQPTTPQPLPGALLPQSVAATTPPQFSSAPIVGYPSPPGGFTGTPPGSSSQSLAGLPLASLPGVPPVSLHSQVQSAAPQQLLTATATPTVAPGATAVTSQIQQVPVLLQPHFIKADSLLLTTVKTDVGAPLKAAGIRSLGPGTAVQAAPLQTLVSGGAILATVPLVVDTDKLPINRLASGKAPGSAQSRGEKRTAHNAIEKRYRSSINDKIVELKDLVVGTEAKLNKSAVLRKAIDYIRFLQHSNQKLKQENLSLRTAVHKSKSLKDLVSACGSGGSTDVPMEGMKPEVVDTLSPPPSDAGSPSQSSPLSLGSRGSSSGGSGSDSEPDSPVFEDGQVNPEPLPAPHSQGMLDRSRLALCALVFLCLSCNPLASLLGSRGPAGPSDTTSINHGPRRSMLGAEGRDGPGWAPWLLPPLVWLMNGLLVLFSLALLFVYGEPVTRPHSCPAVHFWRHRKQADLDLARGDFAQAAQQLWLALRALGRPLPTSHLDLACSLLWSLIRHLLQRLWVGRWLAGWAGGLRRDRALQADARTSARDAALVYHKLHQLHTMGKYSGGHLAAANLALSALNLAECAGDAVSVATLAEIYVAAALRVKASLPRALHFLTRFFLSSARQACLAQSGSVPLAMQWLCHPVGHRFFVDGNWALCSAPRDSLYSVAGNPVDPLAQVTQLFREHLLERALNCVAQPSPSPGSAEGDKEFSDALGYLQLLNSCSDVAGAPTCSFSISSSMAATPGTDPVAKWWASLTAVVTHWLRRDEEAAERLYPLVEHLPRALQESEKPLPRAALHSFKAARTILGRGKAESGPASLAMCEKASGYLQDSLATTPADSSIDKALQLLLCDLLLVARTSLWQRQKLPAPTQASQGPGGGAQASALELRGFQRDLSGLRRLAQNVRPAMRRVFLHEATARLMAGASPARTHQLLDRSLRRRVGPCKGGVAAAELESRPTRREQAEALLLASCYLPPGFLSAPGQRVGMLAEAARTLEKLGDRRLLHDCQQMLMRLGGGTTVTSS